Proteins encoded together in one Oncorhynchus mykiss isolate Arlee chromosome 7, USDA_OmykA_1.1, whole genome shotgun sequence window:
- the LOC118965330 gene encoding zinc finger protein 271-like: YTVENLNSCTDCGKRFTTSQALTIHQKVHTGEKPYSCSDCGKSFSRLDKLKSHQLIHREKPYFCSECGKCFKTSTEVKVHQRTHTGEKPYFCSACGKSFSRLDTLKVHERVHTGEKPYSCSDCGKCFTTTSDLTVHQRTHTGEKPYFCSDCGKCFKTSTEVKVHQRTHTGEKPYFCSDCGKSFSRLDTLKVHERVHTGEKPYSCSNCGRCFTTTSDVTVHQRTHTGEKPYFCSDCGKFFKTSTEVKVHQRTHTGVKPYFCSDCGKRFTTSQALTIHQRVHTGEKPFSCSDCGKSFSRLDKLKSHQLIHREKPFSCSDCGKCFKTSTEVKVHQRTHTGVKPYFCSDCGKRFTTSQALTIHQRVHTGEKPFSCSDCGKSFSRLDKLKSHQLIHIAKPFSCSDCGKCFKTSIELTVHQRTHTEEKPYFCSDNGTSFSQLEKFKCPQRIHIDKVSLLL; encoded by the coding sequence TACACAGTAGAGAATCTGAATTCCTgtactgactgtgggaagagattcacaaCATCACAAGCTCTGACAATTCATCAGAAagtgcacactggagagaagccttactcctgctctgactgtgggaaaagtTTCTCCAGATTGGATAAGTTAAAAAGTCACCAACTAATACATAGAGAGAAACCTTACTTCTGCTCTGAGTGTGGCAAATGCTTCAAAACATCAACTGAGGTAAaggttcatcagagaacacacacaggagagaaaccttacttCTGCTCTgcctgtggaaagagtttctcccGATTGGATACCTTAAAAGTACATGAACGtgtacatacaggagagaagccatactcttgctctgactgtggaaaatgcttcaccACAACATCTGATCTaacagttcatcagagaacacacacaggagagaagccttacttctgctctgactgtggtaaatgcttcaaaacatcaactgaggtaaaagttcatcagagaacacacacaggagagaaaccttacttctgctctgactgtgggaagagtttctcccGATTGGATACCTTAAAAGTACATGAACGTGtgcatacaggagagaagccatactCTTGCTCTAACTGTGGAAGATGCTTCACCACAACGTCTGATGTaacagttcatcagagaacacacacgggagagaaaccttacttctgctctgactgtggtaAATTCTTCAAAACATCAACTGAGGTaaaagttcaccagagaacacacacaggagtgaagccttacttctgctctgactgtggaaagagattCACAACATCACAAGCTCTGACAATTCATCAGAGagtgcacactggagagaagcctttctcctgctctgactgtgggaaaagtTTCTCCAGATTGGATAAGTTAAAAAGTCACCAACTAATACATAGAGAGAAGCCattctcctgctctgactgtggtaAATGTTTCAAAACATCAACCGAGGTAAAGGTCcatcagaggacacacacaggagtgaaaccttacttctgctctgactgtgggaagagattcacaaCATCACAAGCTCTGACAATTCATCAGAGagtgcacactggagagaagcctttctcctgctctgactgtgggaaaagtTTCTCCAGATTGGATAAATTAAAAAGTCACCAACTAATACACATAGCGAAGCCattctcctgctctgactgtggtaAGTGCTTCAAAACATCAATTGAGCTaacagttcatcagagaacacacacagaagagaagccttacttctgctctgacaatggaaCGAGTTTCTCCCAATTGGAAAAGTTCAAATGTCCCCAGCGAATACATATAGACAAAGTCTcacttctgctctga